The genomic stretch CCACTAGTGTGTCGTTAGGCCCCCAACACCGCCAGCTGCCGCTACGGGGGCGGCTGGATCCAGGCAAATGCCGCGGCCAACGTAAGCGGCATGACGATCAGGCTCCCTAAGTTGCCAATCAACACCAGCGACGCCACCTTGTGCGGTGCCAGCTGGTACTGCTCCGCCACCAAGTAATTCAATACGGCTGGCGGCAGTGCGGCAAACACGAGCAGCGTGGCCGTCTGCAGCGGCGTCAGCGGTATCAGCCACATGAGCGGGAGCGCCACGATGAGCCCGGAGAGTGGGCAAAGCACGGCTCCCAACAAGCCCGTCCGCCAATCACTAAAGTCGATCTCTAGCAGGCGCACGCCCAGGGCAAACAGCATGAGCGGAATACACACGCCCCCCAGCATATGCATGGCTTCCAGCAGCCAGCCCGGCAGCGGCACGCCCCCAACATTGACCAAAAGCCCCGCCACACTGGCCGCGACGATAGGCATCTTCAACATTCTCCACAGCGACGTGCGCGGGTCGAGCATGTAAAGCCCCACCGAAAAGTGCAGCAGCATCTCCACGATGAAGACCACCACCGCCGCTGGCAGCGCTTCCGGCCCAAAGGCCAGCACCAGCAGCGGCACCCCCATGTTGCCGGAGTTATTGAACATCATCGGTGGCAAGAAGACCTTTTTGTCCAACCCCAGCCACTTCACCACGGGCCATAGCACGACCCCTGACCCCAGCACCACCAGCGCGGCCGCGCTGGCGAGCCACGCGTACTCCGCCAGCGGCGCTTGGCGGTCGGCCAGTACCGCAAATACCAGCAGAGGAACGAACAGCTCCATATTGAGGGTGTTCAGACTGCGTATATCGGGCGTGCGGAAACGTCCATAGGCGGCACCGCTGCCGGCAATCAAAAATACCGGCAGCAGCGTGGCTAGAATGTGACCGATCATTAGTAAGACGCCTCATTCTGAGGCCGTGCAGACGGGTGAGTGCACATAGGTTCGTCCTTGTTCTTATTGGAGTCGCCGCCCTGGGGAGGTCGTTATCAGGCTAGCTTTTTACCGATGCTACTGAAAAATGCCTGGCGCGCCAATCAGGGCTCCAGAAAACGCTGCCACAACCTGGTAACCACCTGACGATGTTCTGCAAACTCGCTGACTTGCCCCAACGCCTTGTCTCCCGTCAACGCCGCGCGATGCGTTCGGCTACGGTAGGCCAAATACGCGTCGCGAAGTTGCTCGGCCTCCTCCTGGGTGATGTGCCCACTCTCCGCCAGGGTCTCCAGAATGCGAATATTGTCGCTATAGGTGATCAGCGCTGGCGTTTGGTGGGAAAGCGCCAGCACGGCGTACTGACACAGAAACTCGATATCCACCATGCCACCGGCGTCGTGTTTCAAGTTAAAGGTCGCGTCGGGGCCACTCTCCACCTGTCCTTTGGTACCCAGGTGGTCACGCATTTTGTGGCGCATGCTGACCACGTCGTCACGCAGCGATGCTGGGTCACGCTGACGACGTAAAATCTCGCCACGCAGGGCATCGAACTTTTTGGCCAACGCCTCGTTGCCTGCCACCACGCGCGCGCGCACCAGCGCCTGATGCTCCCAGGTCCAGGCGTTTTGGTGCTGGTAGTCGGCGAAGGCATCGAGGGAAGTAACCAGCAGCCCCGCATTTCCTGAGGGTCGCAGGCGCATGTCCACTTCGTACAGGCTGCCTGCGGGGGTTACGGCGGTGAGCAGGTGGATGATGC from Halomonas meridiana encodes the following:
- a CDS encoding AEC family transporter yields the protein MIGHILATLLPVFLIAGSGAAYGRFRTPDIRSLNTLNMELFVPLLVFAVLADRQAPLAEYAWLASAAALVVLGSGVVLWPVVKWLGLDKKVFLPPMMFNNSGNMGVPLLVLAFGPEALPAAVVVFIVEMLLHFSVGLYMLDPRTSLWRMLKMPIVAASVAGLLVNVGGVPLPGWLLEAMHMLGGVCIPLMLFALGVRLLEIDFSDWRTGLLGAVLCPLSGLIVALPLMWLIPLTPLQTATLLVFAALPPAVLNYLVAEQYQLAPHKVASLVLIGNLGSLIVMPLTLAAAFAWIQPPP